GACCGTGCGAATGGTCGCGTCGTCAAAGGCCAACCTGTGGGCCTCCGCCGCCGCCGGCGTGTGCGCCTTGTGGGGGCCGCTGCACGGCGGAGCCAACATGGAAGTGATCGACATGCTGACCAAGATTCACGCCGGCGGCGAGTCGATCCAGTCGTTCATCTCCAAGGTCAAGGACAAAACCAGCCACGTGAAGCTGATGGGCTTCGGCCACCGCGTCTACAAGAACTTCGACCCGCGGGCCCAGATCATCAAGAAAGCTTGCGACAACGTGCTCGTGAAGCTCGGCATCAATGACCCGCTGCTCGAAATCGCGAAGAAGCTCGAAGAAGTCGCGCTGCACGACGGCTACTTCGTCGAGCGCAAGCTGTATCCAAACGTCGATTTCTACAGCGGCATCATCATGCGGGCGCTCGGCATCCCGACTGACATGTTCACCGTCATCTTCGCCATCGGCCGCATGCCCGGCTGGGTGGCCCACTGGCGCGAGGTCAACCTGAACCCGAACGGCCGCATCTCGCGCCCGCGGCAGGTCTACACCGGCGCCACGCCGCGGGCGTACGTGCCGATCGAGCGCCGCGGCTAGGACGACGCCGCGACCTCGGTACGCCGATGGTTCCAGAAATCCGGCGCTCAGCCCCGTAGGGGCATGGAAGTGATTGGGTGGGACGGGCGTCTCGCCCGTCCCGGCCGCGTCAGGATCGGGCAATATGCCCGTTCCACCCGCGGTTCTCCCCGGGTTTTCGCGCCCCGTCGGCCACCAAAGGCCGACGCTACGGCTTCTTCGCGGCTACCGCGGCGTGCCGCGCGTCGTTGATGCCGCCGCGCCGGCGAGCACCTGCGCCACCCGCTGCAGCAGCGTCGTCGCCGAGTAGGGTTTGTGCATGAACTGAACCCCGCTCGCCAGAACGCCGCCGTGCACGATCGCGTTCTCCGTGTAGCCCGAGGTGAAGAGAAACCGCACCGCCGGCCAGCGCGCTGCGCACAAGTCGGCCAGTTGCCGGCCGCTCCGCCCGGGCAGCATCACGTCCGTGACGACCACGTCGATGGCTCCGTTTCGAGCCTCCAGTTGCACCAGCGCCTCTTCCGCCGTGCCGGCCGTCAGCGCCGTGTACCCTTTCTTCGACAGGATCATCTGCGCGATCTGCCGGATCATCGGCTCGTCTTCCACCACCAGCACCGTCCCGCTGCCGACAGCGGGAACCGCGGGTTCCGGGCGGGCTTCGTCCGCATGCGGCGCGCGCGTGCTCCTCGGGATGTGGATCTTGAACGTCGTCCCGCGCCCCGGCTCGCTGTAAAGCCAGATGTGACCGCCGGCCTGCTGCACGATGCCGTGCACGCTGGCCAGGCCCAGCCCGGTCCCCTCGCCGGCTTGCTTGGTCGAAAAGAACGGCTCGAAAATGTGCTGCTGAATGGCGGCCTCCATCCCGGCGCCGGTATCCGAGATGGTCAGCATGACATAGTCGCCGATGTGAACATCCGGGTGCTGCCGCGTGTAGTTCTCATCGAGGCGGGCGTTGCCCGTCTCGATCAGCAGGCGGCCGCCGTCGCGCATTGCATCGCGCGCATTGGCCGCGAGGTTCAGCAGCACCTGCTGAATCTGCACCGGATCCACCTCCACGGGCCACAGAATCTCGGCGCAGACCACGCTGACCAGGATGTTCTCGTTCAGCAGCCGCCGCAGCAGCGGCTCCGTCTCGCGCACGATCGCGTTGATGTCCACGACCTGCGGGGCGATGACCTGCTTGCGCGCGAACGCCAGCAGTTGCCGCGTCAGCTCGGCGGCGCGCTGCACGGCGGACTGCACCTGCCGCAGGTGCGGCAGCGCCGGATGCTCCTCGGCCATCTGCTGCGCCGCGAGGTCCACCGCGCCGGTGATGGCGGTCAGGAGATTGTTGAAGTCATGCGCCACGCCGCCGGCC
The genomic region above belongs to Phycisphaerae bacterium RAS1 and contains:
- a CDS encoding Blue-light-activated protein; this translates as MRDARSSVRRWALGPWVSTGLVVSLVVLVVITALAGREFQLMSDQLERVDRTYDVISSLNEVLTLLVDAETAQRGYLLTGDEAYLSLLEAAGPRLVRARGVLEAPADGDAALLERFRRLGALAETKLEHLGNAVRLARSGDVDAAHEQVRSGRGKAIMDDVRALLAQATADVRDDRSRQRGEAAGSRRSATTLAALGLVLGGSVLTAAVALNRQFRQAAIRTHAANESLIEILETMGECFAHLDDEWRYRYVNARGLSYMGRGSDEVLGKVMWDVFPQLRASQMEAQFRRAAQERVPVEFESPSIAFSDRLIEVRAIPTAAGMSIFWRDISERKRMREQLLHALKLESVGRLAGGVAHDFNNLLTAITGAVDLAAQQMAEEHPALPHLRQVQSAVQRAAELTRQLLAFARKQVIAPQVVDINAIVRETEPLLRRLLNENILVSVVCAEILWPVEVDPVQIQQVLLNLAANARDAMRDGGRLLIETGNARLDENYTRQHPDVHIGDYVMLTISDTGAGMEAAIQQHIFEPFFSTKQAGEGTGLGLASVHGIVQQAGGHIWLYSEPGRGTTFKIHIPRSTRAPHADEARPEPAVPAVGSGTVLVVEDEPMIRQIAQMILSKKGYTALTAGTAEEALVQLEARNGAIDVVVTDVMLPGRSGRQLADLCAARWPAVRFLFTSGYTENAIVHGGVLASGVQFMHKPYSATTLLQRVAQVLAGAAASTTRGTPR